The segment taccctcggcgtcggtgtcggcgtcggcgtccggacctggttaaagtttttgttgcatgtcctgtatctaagctattacttgtcctatcttcaccaaacttgcatggatgatgcatctggacctacttatggacttgaaagactaggatgctgaatctgagtcctaaatttcagatgctggaggaggttaaggttgttggaccaggttaaagtttttgttgcaggtgccctttgatagcaatatctaagttactgcaggtccgtacttcaccaaacttgcatggatggtgtgtcttatgatactgatgcaccagacaggcttgaatgctgaatctgagccataggtttcggatgctggaggaggttaaggtttttagagctggttaaagtttttgaaacaggtgccctctgatgattatatattagttattgcttgtcctaacttcaccagacttccatggatggtgcgtcttatgatactgatgcacctgacaggcctGAATGCTGaaccataggtttcagatgctggatatggttaagttttttggaacaggtcacatgtataatagatgatagtactatttcaaacttgcatgtTGACTAAACTgcaatatgaatgaatcacagaggaagcttcagatgcagagcttgatttccattatcaaggatgctaaaaaatatatcttagttattacaggtcctaacttcaccaaacttgaatggatggcgtgtcttatgatacagatgcacctgacaggcatggatgttgaatctgagccataggttgcggatgctggagcaggttaagttttaattgctagtgccctctgatgatgatatcttagttattactggtctgaacttcaccaaacttgcatggagatgcgtcttatgtatactgatgcacctgacaggcttgaatgctgaatctgagccataggtttcggatgctggatgaggtttagtttttttggaacaggtcacatgttttatagatgatagcttgcatagttgatttaactatattataaatgaaacgcagaggtttcttcagatgcagagcctgatctccattatcaaggatgctaaagaaatctcctacctcacttaaacctgcttgatagaaagatgaggttgttgttaaatgatataacatgattcctatgataaagtattgtatgatgtgaaacacttttgtttaatatgatacaatataatatcatatgttatattgtaaaaagttatatgatacaatatgatattgtatcaatttttttgatattttatgatatgatattgtatcatgatattgttttgtatagtattgtatattatgatacaatattatattgtatcatacgatattgtataatatgatattggtttctgtaatttacaattatatcacGCAAAACTGtaatttatgatattgtaatattatatattatcgtatcatacaatattgtataatatgatattggtttatatgatatattattgtatcatatgatacaatatgtatgtataatattgtattatataatattttactttatcacattatattgtatcatttgatatgatacaatgtaatatcaaattatacaatatcatatgatacaatatcatattatgtatcaaatattatacaaaatcatacaatataatatatcatactgtattatacaatataatatcatatgtttcaatgttatgatgtattatgtaatatgatattgtatcatataatacaatattgtattatatataatgatattgtattatgtgatcaaatacaataaggtttaacacaatacaatgtcatttcatatttacaatatcatctttgtttattacagtattttattgtattatatgatatatattgtaagtatgataggatgcaatatttaattttatattattatattgattaatatatgaacatatgattatcatacaattttttaacagatgatatatgattttgtgtcaaaacagaatccatgaatatccaaaatcgtatgattttcatataatatgataaaggtggtctcataggggtgatgcctcgtctcggtgagctttgtaatctgtgattacctatgtttgatATCTAAATTCTAACTGGTTTCCAGTAGtatgcatcttcgctagccaagggtgacgatccACGGTGTTTCTCTATTCACCCAAGGTGACGATCCACGGTGTTTCTCTATTCACCCAAGGGTGAATAGAGAAACACCGTggatcgtcacccttggctagcgaagatgggtaGTATGAGACACATAAGGATATCAATGTGGATGAAAATATGTCCAATatatagaattttcaaattattcaatttttgaccataaaattcattattaatattgaataatttatgtGGCTACTGGTATGTAGGCAAATCATTCATCAAGGCCAGAGTCAATTCCTCCTCAATTAAATACGGTACTGAGTATAGTGAACCACAAACATTGCATGTAGCAGTATTTGGGGTTTAATTTTACAGTATATTCATTTGATACTTGTTTATACAGGGGAAAATGAGGAAGCAGCATCAGATGATGAGGAGGAAGAACTGGACAATGATGAAGACAAGGACTTCAAGGTCAGTGATTACAAAATTAAGGATGTAGAAGAGGAGGAGGATGAAATAGAAGAGGAAGAGGAAGATGATGAAACAGAAGGCCCTCCAAAGAAAAAGAGGAGATCGTACAAACTGCGTATGGATGCTGATGGTGAAGAAAGGGGAGCTAGGCCAACAGATCAGATAGGAGATGTGCCCATCTTTAAAACAGAGGCTGAAAAGTCACAGTTTGAGCAGAGTTTGAATGTGGATTTGAGTTTTGTGGACAACATGTTTAGGCAGCACATGATCGAGCAGGATTTAAATGACAAGGCGACTGTGGCATCTCGGATGACCACAAACACACTGAATCTCTACTCTTGTAATACATGTGATAAGATCTTTAAGACATTGTCTCATATGAGATTGCATTGTCTGACTCACACAGATGCAAAACCTTTCAAATGTCCAAAATGTCCCTACAGTAGCAATGGGaaaggtaaatatttatatattgagGTGTATATCTGTTTTACTTTTGGATGCACCATACCTGTACTATAGAGtctaatgtatatatacatgtatgtgctacCAGTATGTAAAACTTTTGTTTTCAGGaactgaaatttaaaacaagattATTTGAGGAAAACTTGCATGCATATTTACATTGAAGTCTTATTACTCTTTTTCatgcaataatttttattgatttcaggCAACCTGTACACCCACATGAGGAAGCATACAGGACAGTTTTTCCGATGCAAGGTCTGTGATTTCAAATCTGTGAACAAAAGTCATGTATTGGAGCATGAGGCAGTCCATAGTAATGTCAGACACCAGTGTGACATATGTAAAAAGGACTACAACACCCTCAAGTCCCTCATCAACCATATCAGAAAGTACCACAAAAACTCGGGAAGGGGTGAGGAGTACCTGTCCTCATTCCTCCAGGGAGGTCGCCAAAGGGGTGCTACTGTCATTCATCAGTGCCATGTGTGTAACAGAAAATTCAAGAAGAAGATTGACAGAGACCGTCACCTGTATGTACACGATATAAAAGACATTCCAACCATCCAGATGTGTAGCCTCTGTGACTATACAGCCAGCAGAAAGGTTTACCTGGAGAAACATTTTCAGAAGCACAGGGTGATTTACAAATGTGTGAAGTGTGAGGACAAGTTTCTCAGCACCATCCGCCTGATTGATCATCTTACCACCTCGCATATACAAGATGATGAAACCACTAAATGGGAGAGCATGTTTGAAGAATGCATAAATAACAGCTTGTATTTACCTGAGCCGGATGAGATGTTGAGCTCGGCTGAGAAGGAGTTTGTCAGTCTGCCAGCAGAGCTATCTCAAACAAATCTCGAAGGAAAGGCCAGAGTTGAAGTGGAACAGATGCCAGAGGAGACCGCAGGGGCCATTGAAGCAATGAAGTCTGAGCAAAAAACAATTCAGGAAGAAAATCTCCAAATGAATGAGATAGATGCCAATTCCCAGAGCAAGAATAATGGTTATAAAGATTAATGCATAAATATTGATTTGCTAAATGCTTAATATAAGATGTTAATGTGAATTAGGAATTATACAGTTGGGTGTGAATTTTGATGCTTTAATTTCAGAGATGAAATCTGAGGACTCTGAGACTAATGAAGATGGGAATGACAAAGAAGAAACAAAGGATGGGCTATCAAATGAAACCAATGACCATGCTGATGATCTACCTTCCACAGAAGTTGATAATACAGTATCTGAGAACATTCCTCTTGGGGAGAATGAAGATATGAGGACCATTTCAAGAAAAGATGACCAGGTATTATCTTCAACTGACCAACCTGGTTCAACCCCAGAAGAGGAAGATGAGGAAAATGAAGAGGGAAGTCCCAAAGAAGACAAAGTGGATTCTGCTGACCTCATTAAAACGCTGGGATATCGCCCTCTTACTCTGCAGATCTTTCACAAGATGAGGGAGACTTTTGGTCATGAAGAATGTGAATATTGTGGAAAGTTGTATTACAACAAGATAGACTATGATCAGCACATCAGAACACACACTGGTAATAAGAGGAAGCTCGAAAGAAAAGCTTGTATTTCCCATTTAGTTTCAATTTTCCAATATGTAGATTTGTCTGACCAAAACAAAACTTACAAGTCATGTACTCATATTTTATCCCATCACATATGGGACATAACAAACAATGTCAATACAACTGTTGAAAAAGAATTGAGTAATTGTGGTAtccaaaaatgaatttttcatagaccccaaaatttgtgagttctttttttttttttgccaaatactgtatttgcatgtatatattgtagGAGACAACCCTTACCCTTGCTCTATATGTGGTTTCCGTGCCTTAACTAGAGACGGTCTCCAGTCCCATAAAGCCAAAGAACATGAGAAGATGTCATTCCCTTGTAAGGAGTGTAGTTTCACGGCTAACAGCCGATCACAGCTGTGGAATCATAGCCTTGTCCACTCAGGGTTTGGAGAAGACATGGGCATTGAGTGTCCTGAATGTCAACAGAAAATTGGCAGGTACAGAAACTACTGAAGTGAAGTCTTTGAGGATTGTAATTCAATGTGGACCTTCAAATTTTATCTCAGAAGTCTGGCTGTATTTCTATCATGACTTTATTTTCTTGAACAGTTGGTCATTGTTTAAAGAGCATGTGAATGAGGTTCATCCAGATAGCAAAAACAAAGAACTTGTCAAATTACACATCTATGCTGGGTACGAGACCTCTCCCAAACACAAAGTGCAGGGCAAAATAGGTAAGTTAATTTGTGTTCATTAGTTTCAAGTAGTTCTAAGCATTgccatattaaaaaatatgtacctGGTATTTTTGCTTAATCGAACATTTGatacttaaaatttacaaaaatttggTGACGATGAAACTGTCAAAGCCCTAGATATAATCCACTTATCAAGCAAATGtttaatatgtatacatgtaatatgtaaatacatgtatgtgcacaGGCCGACGAAGCTACAAGTGCCCTTACTGTGATAAAATGTTCATTCGAGCAAACTCAGAGCTCCAGAAACACATTTGGATCCATGAGGGAGTAAAGCCATTTAAATGCCCCCTCTGCCCACATGCCTGTAGGAGCAAGAACAACCTGCAGGCTCACATGTTGAGGCATTCCAATGAGAAACCCTATACCTGCTCCGAATGTAACAAAGCTTATAAATCTAAAACAGCTCTTCGCTGGCATGTGCGATCCCACAAGGCAGGGAGACTTTTCAAATGTACAAAGTAAGTGTTTTGTCCAACTGGGTAATATAAAAACACCTTATTATACAATACTATAGTATcagatatcaattttttttcacagtgtTAACAAACTTCAACTTCACAAGAGACTCATCACTTAAACATTCtatgcattttttcaatatctAGATGtacatgaaacaaaaatattgcgaggaaataagtttttttgttttatttgtaaactAGGTGTCCTTATGAGGCCACACAAGCGGCCCATCTGAGACGCCACATGGAGATCCACAATGTCATCAAGAAGTACGCCTGCCAGCACTGCAGCTACACAGCCAACACTCTGAGCTACCTGAAAGTTCACCACACCAGGAGCCACAAGGGGCTGCCCTACAAAAATGTGGATGTGCCCGTGGTGGAGGAGACAGGCATGGGTTCTTCTGGTGCATCCCAGGTAAAGCTTTTTACAGTAAAATACAGACACACACTTATATTGAATTCAAGCTTACAACAAAGCCAGTTTCATCCCTCTAATCTTAAAATTgtgttaaaacattttgaatataacaaataacaaTTAGATGCATCAAAGTCACTCATTTTCTGGAGCTGTGCTCAAAGCATGTTTTACTATACAAAAAGGAACTTTTAATCTGTTTTGTATATGTGATTATGATAAAATGTGTAGGTAATGTGAATTTATATTTGGTGATAGATATAATTGCATAATTTATGATGACTACATCATGTACTTGAATTTTAGTTTGAAATGTTCTGCAGCGCTGCTCTGAAGCTTTACACATC is part of the Magallana gigas chromosome 3, xbMagGiga1.1, whole genome shotgun sequence genome and harbors:
- the LOC105325976 gene encoding zinc finger protein ZFAT, which codes for MAMDTFICGSCQMTFNDIEQFVIHKKDCNVNLLSASCQQEPQGEGQDEGQVVVASTDSNAENQVMAFPEGSRVISTEMVDALTGEQQTVIIIQSAQGAEVQGSMPGVSLTPQTPATGKKRGRPKKDKSEVSTSAVKVERVEKPSIPDMGADGKLYCKACKKSFHKERFFKTHKCMPTTDYVDITKKSVLTVEYGENEEAASDDEEEELDNDEDKDFKVSDYKIKDVEEEEDEIEEEEEDDETEGPPKKKRRSYKLRMDADGEERGARPTDQIGDVPIFKTEAEKSQFEQSLNVDLSFVDNMFRQHMIEQDLNDKATVASRMTTNTLNLYSCNTCDKIFKTLSHMRLHCLTHTDAKPFKCPKCPYSSNGKGNLYTHMRKHTGQFFRCKVCDFKSVNKSHVLEHEAVHSNVRHQCDICKKDYNTLKSLINHIRKYHKNSGRGEEYLSSFLQGGRQRGATVIHQCHVCNRKFKKKIDRDRHLYVHDIKDIPTIQMCSLCDYTASRKVYLEKHFQKHRVIYKCVKCEDKFLSTIRLIDHLTTSHIQDDETTKWESMFEECINNSLYLPEPDEMLSSAEKEFVSLPAELSQTNLEGKARVEVEQMPEETAGAIEAMKSEQKTIQEENLQMNEIDANSQSKNNEMKSEDSETNEDGNDKEETKDGLSNETNDHADDLPSTEVDNTVSENIPLGENEDMRTISRKDDQVLSSTDQPGSTPEEEDEENEEGSPKEDKVDSADLIKTLGYRPLTLQIFHKMRETFGHEECEYCGKLYYNKIDYDQHIRTHTGDNPYPCSICGFRALTRDGLQSHKAKEHEKMSFPCKECSFTANSRSQLWNHSLVHSGFGEDMGIECPECQQKIGSWSLFKEHVNEVHPDSKNKELVKLHIYAGYETSPKHKVQGKIGRRSYKCPYCDKMFIRANSELQKHIWIHEGVKPFKCPLCPHACRSKNNLQAHMLRHSNEKPYTCSECNKAYKSKTALRWHVRSHKAGRLFKCTKCPYEATQAAHLRRHMEIHNVIKKYACQHCSYTANTLSYLKVHHTRSHKGLPYKNVDVPVVEETGMGSSGASQVYRCLSCDYLFGNLTDLKRHLKIRHHLTLTNFVGLDGEKGISNLSEQQMTYSEENVPDGIITEEGQEGSVPVISSVQTIDATSTDVNSSHLDEKTASAVNILQQIFGMSQQSSGGQQQFTIQSETGEVMTVNPETIIVQEGDEQVLVTDGNQPEGGHQQYVIQYVNQEQIENSMVEIQTIQDVQHFQTIEQEIIQSMDTHSLGDNVVEQQIVQS